The genome window tggagtcTTGGCTTCTTAAGTTTCTTGCtgtgggctgggctgtaatctgcagagtgagtttgatgccccactttggtCTCGGCCccacaaggggagaggaaaggggggtgtttgttagctgtttgagACTCCTGTAGGCAAATGTATGAAATCCAAAATTGTTCTttctattcctaaaatcttgtttgtaaTTGTGGAATAGCTCTTAATATAAAAGGGTggagcctggcttcttaacttttgctgtagaggctgggctgtaatctgcagagtgagtttgatgcccccactTGTCTGCTCCCACCCAAGCACCCTGCCAAgtgcaggaaagagggagaggaaggggaagtggggaGAGTGGGAAAGAAGGCTACTGACAGCttgcaactcctttcccttcctttctccacaacagacaccttgtaaagtagatgtgggctgagagagttccaaagagaactagttcaaggtcaccaactcagcttcatgtgtaggtagAGGGGAAAACAAACGCCAGTCTCATCAGATAAAGGTCCACcaccatgtggaggagtaaggaatcaaacctagttttccatattagatgccaccaggctgaaaaagggcacattcattcatctttgcTGTACACTTAGCACTAAATTACCTATAACATCAATTATGAGGgtctctatgattctttgaatgTTTGCCTGGACAGATTGTCACTGTGCTGTGGGAGCAGGTCCTCCAGAGCAGTGCGGCTGGTTGCTTAATTTGAGGGGACAGGTTGGTCAATAAAGCaaatagaagctctgatagaaagtcaatttgtagtgcaaaaaaaatatttaggggaattggtcaaacatccatttgttttcccctcctcagctgctttggcttttgacaaaagcatgaggttccgcatcttctgcatcatgtggtgTGACTCCACTCTTTCTGGCCTTCAAGAGGGGACTctatctccatctagtccagcaattagCTCAGTATtagccagccaaatacatcagaccaactcctgagcagacccagagttacagcagtccctattcctcagcatactgtcaagtgaaaaactcagaggcacacctgcagaaaatgatgcccagggcaagatgCAAGAGTtttccaccctgccccacccctgccccatgcccagccagcactggggCAAGACCTGGTTTTTCCACCCCATCAAGCCCCCCACTTATGGTTTCTGTCAGCTGCGGGGCCATCCATGCTCTCAGAagccatggctccccactccagactctgggGCTTTGGGGGGGCAGGCTGCCCAGTCCCATGCTTAACCTCAGAAGCCCTGCATCTTGCCAGGCCGCCTTGGCCCAAGCATGTCGTgggagtttgcaggaatgataaacactgtttctaaaaaaattccacccaccccccttctactacaggtttgtctggtaacaagaacactggaaccttgacacttgttttaaaatgagtagagtaTAGGTAGAGGCATCTACTGTAGCAGATTTGACCCCACATCAGATCCATaaaagataaatggggaaagcctgctatccaaggtacttcagccaacctcacagttgtctctctgattttcttttctttgttcaaactgcCTTTGGGGAAGGTTCCAACTTCGATGGGGCGtggatttgtgagagatttacatgcttaaaaaagttaattcccacttgcactggcttggagctgtttctgaggctaacaacctacctcatagggttggtgtgaggacaaaattaggaaagagagttggtggggagagccatgtatgttttgctggtggtggaggtgttttgtgagctggtacaaaaaaatcattgtttggtcgttgtgggggaggtggTCAGCCCATACCTGGGGCACTAAACTCAGATTTGTCCCTGCCCAGTTTGCCCAGATTCTACCTCTGGAACGGGTTCTCCTAGCTCCTGCCAGTGTTGCAAGCACCCTAAGAGAGTCTCTGGCTGGGTAACTGAGGGGTGGCTTACACAGCTTTGCTTGTTGCTAGCCAATGTCAGCAGCATTGAATATCTTGGTGACAGTGCACGTATTAGAATGAGCCATCATGGGTTATTCATGACAGCACTTCTCAATGGATTCTGTGAGCATAGTCTAATGAGAACTGTTTGAGCAGTGAGAGATCATGTGATATATATGCTTGTATGAACCTCTCTCTTTAGAGGCTTTCTCTCTGAGGATACAGTTACTCTTGATGGAATAAATTCAGCCGAGTGTCTGTATTTTCATATTGagctaattttttttcacttaaaaGGGCTTTTTTAATTTCTACACATCAAGGAAAGGCAAATCTTTAACTCCCTGTCTGTGATGTGGTGGTTTTCCATATTCATGGAGCTTCTTTAAATCCTTCATGTTTGAACTGTTAGGCCACTATTCTGCCTTAGTTCCCTACCCCTCCTCACCTACCCTGGAGTATTTTTTGTTCCCCACAGCTCTTGAGCTATGATTTCTTGACATGTTTCAGAGTGCTGGTCCTGGATGCCAAGATCCTTGTGATGTCCCATAATCTCCCCTCCCGACTTTTCCAGCAGTGGAATTATAAAGTACTGAATATGCCAGAGACACACCTGAGGTACGACTCAGTTCATGAAGAACCAGTGGAGGCTATTGCCTGTGAGTGCCTCGCAACACTCCTGAAACTTGGCAAGCACCTTCTGAGGTACCCCAAGGTATGGGCCATACGCCATGGGCCATGTGAGTTTGACGTcacttttacttttcttttaccATTGCCATAAGAGCTGTGTGTGATCTTTTTCTCTGAAAATGCCTCATTATGCCAGACAACATTTTGTTGATATTAGCCATGCACTCTGTGGCAGTTAAAGTGCTACACCAAAACCCGGACTAGTCTAAAGTGAGGCAAGGAGAAGAGCTGTGGGGCAAATGGGAAAAAAGCACAGGATGAATCCACAGCATCTCCTCCCTTCAGCATTCTCTGGCTGCCAGAATGTGATGAGAAGGGCAGATGAGGAGCTTAGAAGAGTGGGCAGTCATGGCTGAAGCAACTCAAGCAATGTTTTAGTCTCCTGGTGCTCAATGTTATGTGTGCCTGTTGCATTCTCTTCAGACCTGTCAAGCAGCAACAGGCTCTGCCACTGATGAGAACCTAGGAGAACTATGGATTGTATCCTGCTGACAACAGAGATTTTCTTTGGTGGATGAGGCTCATTTCTGACCAGGGTTTTCTATATTGAAGGGATCCCTGAAAAGCACTGGGTACCCATATACATATTTTTCCCCCTGCAATTCCTGTCAATACAACCTAAATCATAGATTTCTAGAAATGTGGTAGGCAAATGGCTTGCAATGGATAATTCAGACTTTTATTCTACCCACAGGCATAAATGACAACCCTGAGGTTTTCAAAGGAAGTCTGACCAGGCATTTGCCAGGGATACTGTAGGAAATGTCAGTGAGAATTTATCATGTCTTCGTTTGTCCCATTCTCAAAGGCAGTGTTGTCACCTTTGAACTTTGAAAAGCTCTCACCCTTACATCAGGGCAAAATCTCAAACACTTTTACCCAAATTAGGTTAAACTactaattaaataaaattatccCCCTCCCAAATGGTAGTGATAGAAAATGCAATCAACTTGCAGCTGATTTACGGTGACCCTgtagacttttcaaggcaagagacggttAGACGTGGTCTGCCTCTGTGAAGCaactctgggcttccttggtgctcttccatccaaatattagccaaggctgaccctgctcactTCTATGGGCTACATCATCCAGGGCAGGACAATTTCCCCTGTTTAAATGGCTTACACGATATGAGAACCTACGAGCTGTGCTCTGAACAACTTCTGAACATTATAATCTCAGTGCAAAAGATAGAAGGAAATgtctttcccactgaaatcaagttGTAGCAGAATACCATTGTATTGTTAATTGCtttacgcacgcacgcacgcacgcacgcacgcacgcacgcacgcacaaaatACTGTAATGGGTTACAATATTAGCTGCTCCAGGACTATGCAGTTTTGTTCTTTCTGAGTCCTTAATTATTTTCTGGTCTTCAGAACCCCAAGAACCTCCCAGACACCATCCTGGATAAAGTGCCAAAGCTCATTATTCCCCAGGACACCGTCTGCCACCTGCTGGAATGCAAGGAGTTGCTAACCCCTGCTCAATACCTGCATTATTATGACTATCCAATAGACATCGTTATGGACTCAGGTATGGCAACTTGTTACAGTTTAAGCGGGAAGTCTGTGGGCGAATCAGAACCTTTAGGGCTAACATAAAACTGGATCCCTACAAACTTCAGCAGTATTTCTGAGATCAGATGCAATTGATTGCTCTACTAACCAAATCCTTCACCATAGAACAGCGTAACGTCTGACAATGAGGTATTAGGCATTGAACCAAATGGAAGTCATATAATGTGGATAGCTTGTTTACTGTTAGGGGACTTGGTAAGTCATTTTGCAAACGTGACAGGATTCATTCAAGTGACTGACTTTTAGATAGGATCCAGAATGAGAAgtgtggaaggaaaggggaatctCTCACAAGAGAGGggcagcgtggttaagagcagtggactctaatgtggagaactgggtttgatttcccactactcctccacataagtggtggactcttatctagtgaattagatttgtttcctgctcctacgtatgaaacctgctgggtgaccttgggctagccacagtttttgagacctttctcagccccacctactacaAGCATCATGTGCAAGCATCATCATTTCTggtttaaggagcctcaaagcaacttacacacttcttcccttcttctcccccagtgtgtaagttgctttgagactccttatgacaaaagcaagatataaatgcaagctcttcttcttccttaaacCAGAAATGTTGGCGCTGGGACAGTTTTGTAGCCCCTATTGTTACTTGACACAGCTACTAGGAGAAGCAGCAAATGCTTATCTGAACCTGTGATGGAAGTTTACATTGAATCACACCATTTAGTTGTCTAACCTAGTAAAACCAGCAACAGGTCTCCATTAGCTCATACAGAAGTCCTTCTCAGCTTTGGTAATACTAACATTTAGTTCCAATCAGTGacataggcatagattttttatggggtgggttcagggggcggggccatgcctccacccacccctggcGGTGTGACcatgcctcctcaagccccgcccctggcctcagtgcttataaaagcagctctccaaggccagggatggcagactcccctgccccgtcccCCTGCACCCGcatctggcagtcccttctgccctcccctccgggcagaggcgtagctagggaaaatagagcctgttgcaaaatcagagttttgtgaggggcccccccatgggcagctgctgtgatgcgggaatccatccccaaacagcatcactttcaatggtgtttagactagggatcccagattctcctttaaaatccaccttaaagggagaatctggtgtacCAGTTAAAACatcattgacagtgatgctgttttggggtggattttcccataccctgaaacagcatcactttcaatgtttaaactggggacttcagattctccctttaagtaaatgctgaagagggtggatttaaaaggagaatctggggaaatttggggggtgcctgctgtcaggggagcaattgttaagctaacagcaccaaactttcagggtatctttaggagactctcctgatgataccacccaggttgggtgaagtttggttcagggagtccaaagttatatggtgatgtcttctgctgctgcccctTGAAAAAGAACAAAGGGCTGATAggataaaaaaaattcctttggtATTTTTACTCTTTACCCAACTGCAAAAACTACTGCAAGCCTTTGTCTTTAGTAAGATTTAATTTGGAATCAAGGAGTCAATGTTGCAATTATGTGGCACTTGTTTTGATTGAAGGGTTTGTCTTTCGAAGTGATGACCCAACATCAGTTTAACTTCCTTCAAAGGTACAGTACAATAAATGGCATACTCTGTGGTGCATGCTGGCACTTGCATGATGCTTCTCGGTGCATGAGTCATCACACAAGTATCCTAGCACTAGACTAGCACCATCCACTGCATTTAGAAAAACTGTATCCACATCCACCTGCTGCATTAATAGTCCTGCCTGCTGTTTTAGGAGCAACAGCTGCTGTATCTTACTGTTCTATTCAGTATTAATCACACTGCAAAGAGGCTTTGTGTGAACATATCACCTTACTCTAACCTGAGCTTTCTTTTGTGAGCCTAAAATGACACTCTTGATCCACTTTTGTTACATGAATTGGCAGTCTGGAAggataaaaaaaatctatgtacTTCTCCAAGCTTGCTTCACTAAACGCAGTAAGAAAACTTAACAGGGTTTCGGCTTAAGATGATTTCAGCCGATCTACTACCACCACAGTGAAGCCTTTAAAATATAGCTAGGTAGTACTAGTACAAGAAGGGAACCCAAGAAGTCAAATCACAGTTTAAATATTGTTTCCTCTCACTGTATTTAAACAAGAAAAGGAAGTACCCCTTTGCATGATACACTCTTACTTTGTTCACACCAACTGATACATCACATTAACTTTAACTCTGTATGCAAAGAAAGGGTTTTCTGGATGgaaagagttatggaccctccccctttttgtttgttcatcataaaatgaacatgttatttttcattttaaaaaaacaggagtaAGGAGAATAGAGCTGATTACATGCAAATGCTGTTTTCAGAGGATCAAGTGTACAGTAATGAATGTGGGATTAGCTCTTTGCATTTCTGAAACCTCTAGAACTACTTTATGCAGGAGCCTGCACCCAGACAGACACAGTGAATGTTCTTCTAACTGTACCCACAAAATGATCTGTTCACCTTTGCCCATCAACGTCACCTAAACACAAAACCTTCCACCATTAGAATTAGATTTATACACCCTCTATGTGCACAGACACACAATACCCACCCTTGCACATGCTTAAGTAGTAGTGTCATATATTCCTGTTACCTACAGTCCTCTATTGAGCCACAAAAAAGGAATGGCAGAAATTCAGTAGAGTTCAAAAAACTACCAGCTTGTCCAGTGGCTTTAGCATTTGCTCTGTCTTGGCAAGAAAACTCAGTCTTCCATAATACAGCAGCTGGCCTAGTACAGTTCTCCAGCACTTTGAAGGTCCTCCTGACAGCCCATTTCCTCTCTCTCCAAAACAGAGATAGTGTGGCCTTTGCCAAAGTGGGTAAGGCCATGTTTTGTACGAACTGCTGAATGAAAAGTGAACCTGCTTTGCATTTGGAACACTCAAGGAAGGTCATGCTCACAGTACCTGGAACAAAATGTTGCTGGAACACCAAGATTGCATCTTTGGAATTTTAATGGAAACTTTCATGAAATGGAGTTTTCCACATGATCAGTAGAGCGACAGAAGGAAGGAGTGATGGTAACCTGGTTTTGTtatggttgttgtgaaaataatgaATATATAGGGTTGCTTTGAAACTTTAGACCCTATGAATATTCTTGAACCAGCACTCATATGACATTTTGCAAAAATAACTGTAGTTTCATGTGGAAGTTTGATGCCGCATACATTTCTGCAATTGTAACTTTGCTCCACATAATGATCAACAACcatagcagcaaaaacaaaacaaaaatccctgCACAAATTTGCTCTCTGTGACACTTGCAGAATtaagaaaacaaaggaaatggTCCTAGGTTCACCTGAATTATGTACACATTTATCTGACCTGTTTGAGAGAATGTGGTCTGTATCCTGTTCTGCAGACAGATGAAACACACTGTTTCAGCAACGAATCAACTTTTCAAAGGCATCCCTTCCCCGCATTGCTGCCATGCCTATGTATTGTCTTAGTTCTACAGCTTTTAAAATCTTGAGTCCTGCTGCAAATTATTTCCTGAATGAGGAGTGTTCGTAAAGCTGTATTATTTGTTGTCCTTTATACTTGGTGGAAGTTTAATTTTTATCAACTCTGTTCTTAGAGCCaagattttctttaaaaggaaGGCAGAAAATTAAACATACATATACTCTGACAAGTCTAAACAGATATCTTGTTATAAAGCAACTCAACACTTTGTGATTAGGTATTATTCCTTTCATTCTTCACAATGGAAGAAACGAATAACTTTATTAAGGTTTTCATAAATTGGGATTTTTTCCACAAATGGAAGTAAGTGCAGGTGATATTTATATGCCTATGTGAAGATTCCAATTAGTGGCACAGTGCCTCTACAGTAACCATAATGCATCTTACCTTTTGGCTGTACAGCTGTCCCACAACAAACCAACCAAGTTAGAAGAGTGGCCTCCAGAAAATCTTGGGACCAGCTGCAATTACCAGCAATAATTGACAGGGTAAGTTTAGATTTATGGAGCAACAGTTTCTCTGCTTTGGGGGACAAGTATCAATTCCCTGCTAGCAATTTGTCTCCACCTAAGAAAAACCAGGCAGAATGAAGGTGAGTAAGCCTGACTGTGCATTGTCATACATTCCAGGATAATGTAAGATTACGGTATACTAAGACGCACTAGTGCttaatttctccttccttccaaATTCCCCCTTTATACCAAAACTGTGGTATAAAACTTTGGCAAAACACAAATGGCTGTTGCTAAAAACAAACTTCTGTGGTAGTTCCAACTCTGCTGGATCCTGCAGGGAAGAACAGGGGTGGCACACGCGTCTCTCAACCAGACACAGTCATTTTCAGGAGGCTCTCAACTCACTTCCCATCTTATGGCACCAACAAAAAAGGAATGCATCACACTTCCCTCCTATGAGGTAGTTTATGAACAGATGTCGGCAATAGGAACAGGGCTGGAGTAAAACACTGCAGTACCATAAAGGCAAACAGGCTGACAGCGCAAGGCTGTTGTCCATCTTGCCAGCCTGGGAAGGCATACCAATTGCAGTGGCTAACCAGGGAACCCATCACAGGTGTTCTTAAGATGCACAACAGACAGAACACCCAATCACAGTACCACACAGTGTGCAGCTGCATCTTGTATTAAGAAGTTACAGGAGTTGAGCTTTGATCCTAGGGCTGCCTGAAGTTGGCGGAAAATTGGAACTTGGGCTAGAACACAAACATGAACATTTATGTGTCGCTACAGCCTCTGCCAGTGGTGGTGTTTGCCACCTTGTAGCTGCGTTCTGGGCTGCGGCCATATTCAGAAATGGAAAGCTATTGTCCATGCATAAAAAGGCAGCTTAAATCTTTAGCTGACTTATGATAGTTGTGAAATGACCCAATTCCAATAATTTCTGGCAACCAGTCAGACCTTGGAAATAGGCAAAGAATATTGGACACAGAATGATAAATTGCATCTTGGCAGCAGGCTTTGTCCCTTCACTgggaaaaattctctctctgtttttggcATGCATGCAGCAGGACAATAGGAATTTGAACAAAACATAAAGTTGGAGTGTAAGTAAAGGCAGGTGAGTGGATTGCAGTTACAATGTAACGAGCATGTAAATTCATGTGGTAGCACTCTTTTGCTTTAAATCCTAATGTGACAAAACAGGAATATATACGTAGCCAAACAGGAAAAGATGACTGCTGCCAATCCACAGCGACTTTGAGCACAGGATACAAGGTCATGAATGGCTATCTGAAACTGGTAGCCCTCCACCCCCAATATTATATCCTCTGTGCTGCCAAAGTCACAGAAGTGttagatttttaaatgttttaaatatgtttgcATGGGTTTGTATTATGGAAACGTTGTGAGCCATCCTGAACCTGTAGGGGGATGGGCATACAAGAAcaataactaactaaataaaaatatgtaGTAAGACCAGTTTCTCTTACAGAGCTTTTGTGCTGTGAGAGTTATATGCATGAAGACAGAAACATAGTTTTAAAATGCCCTTGTCATAAGTTTATTGGTGGTCATGCAGGAAAGCAGATTTGCAGTGGTATAAATTTTTGGACCTTTCTGTATTTTTGGTTCACGAAACACCCCTCTCTCACTCAGGAGGGAACTGTGGCTCACTAGCAGAGCATCTGCCTGTCATGCCGAAGGTCCCAGCACCTTTTATTAAAAGGATCTGGTAATAGGCGATGCAAAAGATCCTGCCTAAGATGCTGGAGAGCCAATGCCAGTCAGTGTAAAGCAACTGCATAGGTTAAAAAAACAGATGCACTCTACCTGAAGTAAATTTTTAGCCCAGCACCACAATCTTCACAGAGTGATACATATTTGAAAATAGCTCCTCCACGCAGAGTGTAATTTCTTTCCCCACTATTAACACCACCACTCCCCAAACCAATTCCTCATTCTCTTTCAGGAGCACCTGTAACCAGAGCCATTTCCTTTACTGTCTTCCCCCATCACTAGTAAAAGTGACAggctgtggggtgtgtgtgtcacaatTTTCACTAGCATATTTCACTCTGTTGCACAATGCCAGTGTTTAAAGCAATATGTacgcactttttttaaaaaaaagatgtcttatgTGAAGTTGACAAGacagtaaaatatatttttgttggtGAAACTACCAAGGTTTTCCTCAGTTTCACTGAAGAAAGGGCCTTGAAGGAAGCTGGTGGCAGGCAGACAAGTAATATACCACAGGGATTCCAATCAGTTAGACTATAAGCACCCATCTCCTGATAGTATTTCATCAAAATCACGTCATGGGGCAGGGCAGCACAGGCTAGAAGGAGgaaatgaaaaccagaatttatgAACCACTGTTAACATGACCTGGTGATTTTAGCCTAATTGTCAAAGATGCCTCTTCTAGCAGTCTGGTTGATGCTACAGCCCACCTGAGCAATCTTTTGTGCAGGCAGGGAGATACCCTTCCCTCCTGGCTATTCCCTCCCCAGCAGGCAGACCAAACCCAATAAGCAGACACAAGAGAAACAGAGATGCCACAAAAGtcattaattgtattttaatgagACCAtgaattgtgggggaggggagaggacagaAATGGAGAAAGCAGGAGGCTGCCCTAAGAAAGGAACTGCTCAGTGCTTCGGTTAGGTCGGGTCTATTTTGCCAGTAGTTTAAGATCGTAATACAAGACACCAATGGGCAATGTGCCTGCTTCAGCAGCAAATACATCAAGAGACtgaagtggggtgggtggggtggagagcaGCTGGAataccatttttattttgtcttgtaAACATTTGCCTTGTTTTCCTGCCCCCTGCCCTCTGGGTGAAGAACTGCACATTATTACAGCCTATGGCAAAGCAAGAGCACCCAGACCTGCAGAAATGCTGCTGGGAAAGATGAGTTTGGAGACATTTATCATAAATCCGAGCGGATGATATTGTGTATGGGTCAGGGAATAATAATTATACGCATTTAAATTTACATTGTACATTTGTACACCAGTTCAGATGGAATGGCCCCAAATaaaccaaatatatatatttatagactttatatatacaaatatatatctatctcaacagatatatatatatatctcatctCTTTTAAAAGGATAAAAGGTTAAATCTGTCTTTGCATGCACAGCTGAAAGCCTCACTCGGCTCCGTCAAGCCCTGTACCAGACCCTTGGGGGAGCAGTAATCCAGCTATTGCTAAGGCCTATCCTTTTGGTGTCCTTTGCCTCCTTCTCGCTTGCCACACAGCAGAGAACGGGGGAACACGGCCTGCACCTGGCCAGATTCCAGTTCCAACATCACATTGTAGGGGGTAGGGTTAGGAGCACTTTTATTGCTTATCAAGTAATTGTTTCTATGCATACAGGAGGCATCACACAGTCCACACTGCAGCTACCTCTCCCTCCTACATCTTGCCAAAGGCAAATGAAGCAACAGTAGGCATCTCTCAGTAGTGGTTTCTCTTCCTCATGTTTCACAAAGCTTCCTCTGCCAGTCAGAGGTgttgaaggaaagaaaagaggggcAGGGCAAATCCTGCCAACTGGTACCAAGGGAGTGTAAAAAGATTCCAGATGGTCAGATGTCCATTCTGTTGGAGGCTTATAGGTGTACAGAACCCACCCTAACCCATTTCCCTGGTCTTTCTCAAAACAAGCTTCCAGGAATTAATGGGGGAAGATGCAGGAGTACACTAcactgcccccccctccaaaaaataacCGAATTCCATTCCTTGGCCAGTCTACAGGGAACCTGGGTGTGAATTAGCACAGATGGAAGcttggggggtggaaagagcacAGTCAGctgaagaagcagaaggagaagggtAGGAACAAAACATGCTTGCAAAGGACAACCAGCCAAAACCAGTGGGTACATCTATGGAACGTACCAAGTGAGAAAGGAACGTACCACCTTCCTATCCCTGTCCCTTACACAATGCTGGCATGGAAAGCCTAAGTAGGGTAACTAGAATTTCTTCTTATTTTCCATGATGGGTCTGAAAGTTTTTAAGGGAGATAAATAGGCACCACGTCAAAAAGGCAAAGTTTGGATAAGGCTAAAcaaatgggagaaaaataaattaaatggaaATTGCACCAGCAATGCCCTTTGCCACAGAGACAGGCTTAGCACCAGGCCCCCAGAGCTGTCTGTCTTCCACAAGTGGCTGACAAGCAGAACTCCTTCAGATACCCCTCGACAAGGTCTCTGGAAACATCTCCTTCAGCAGTGTTCATGGGGAACCGATATGTACAAGAGAACGAATCACAGGACAGGGGACTTTGTGTCATAGGGCGGTGCTTTC of Sphaerodactylus townsendi isolate TG3544 linkage group LG03, MPM_Stown_v2.3, whole genome shotgun sequence contains these proteins:
- the LOC125429801 gene encoding testis-expressed protein 47-like isoform X1, whose protein sequence is MLGFNVSTSAMKNYEQDIELWEATETSPSEERKSLLSQLLHERVPSKTQEPKSLLHRMIFLAKISPHLADKRDLAEHWEQLFVSLQRYYHQDDGVTGLLLIYPAYIVHILESSSDVLYSVLRDLRDIEQQQRVLVLDAKILVMSHNLPSRLFQQWNYKVLNMPETHLRYDSVHEEPVEAIACECLATLLKLGKHLLRYPKNPKNLPDTILDKVPKLIIPQDTVCHLLECKELLTPAQYLHYYDYPIDIVMDSAVPQQTNQVRRVASRKSWDQLQLPAIIDRVSLDLWSNSFSALGDKYQFPASNLSPPKKNQAE
- the LOC125429801 gene encoding testis-expressed protein 47-like isoform X2; this translates as MLGFNVSTSAMKNYEQDIELWEATETSPSEERKSLLSQLLHERVPSKTQEPKSLLHRMIFLAKISPHLADKRDLAEHWEQLFVSLQRYYHQDDGVTGLLLIYPAYIVHILESSSDVLYSVLRDLRDIEQQQRVLVLDAKILVMSHNLPSRLFQQWNYKVLNMPETHLRYDSVHEEPVEAIACECLATLLKLGKHLLRYPKNPKNLPDTILDKVPKLIIPQDTVCHLLECKELLTPAQYLHYYDYPIDIVMDSAVPQQTNQVRRVASRKSWDQLQLPAIIDRLP
- the LOC125429801 gene encoding testis-expressed protein 47-like isoform X3, giving the protein MLGFNVSTSAMKNYEQDIELWEATETSPSEERKSLLSQLLHERVPSKTQEPKSLLHRMIFLAKISPHLADKRDLAEHWEQLFVSLQRYYHQDDGVTGLLLIYPAYIVHILESSSDVLYSVLRDLRDIEQQQRVLVLDAKILVMSHNLPSRLFQQWNYKVLNMPETHLRYDSVHEEPVEAIACECLATLLKLGKHLLRYPKNPKNLPDTILDKVPKLIIPQDTVCHLLECKELLTPAQYLHYYDYPIDIVMDSEIVWPLPKWVRPCFVRTAE
- the LOC125429801 gene encoding testis-expressed protein 47-like isoform X5 is translated as MIFLAKISPHLADKRDLAEHWEQLFVSLQRYYHQDDGVTGLLLIYPAYIVHILESSSDVLYSVLRDLRDIEQQQRVLVLDAKILVMSHNLPSRLFQQWNYKVLNMPETHLRYDSVHEEPVEAIACECLATLLKLGKHLLRYPKNPKNLPDTILDKVPKLIIPQDTVCHLLECKELLTPAQYLHYYDYPIDIVMDSAVPQQTNQVRRVASRKSWDQLQLPAIIDRVSLDLWSNSFSALGDKYQFPASNLSPPKKNQAE
- the LOC125429801 gene encoding testis-expressed protein 47-like isoform X4, which encodes MLGFNVSTSAMKNYEQDIELWEATETSPSEERKSLLSQLLHERVPSKTQEPKSLLHRMIFLAKISPHLADKRDLAEHWEQLFVSLQRYYHQDDGVTGLLLIYPAYIVHILESSSDVLYSVLRDLRDIEQQQRVLVLDAKILVMSHNLPSRLFQQWNYKVLNMPETHLRYDSVHEEPVEAIACECLATLLKLGKHLLRYPKNPKNLPDTILDKVPKLIIPQDTVCHLLECKELLTPAQYLHYYDYPIDIVMDSGFVFRSDDPTSV